One Fundidesulfovibrio terrae genomic window carries:
- a CDS encoding EAL and HDOD domain-containing protein, with the protein MSTDTGTQIYVDTFFARQPVFDADKHVFGYELLYRKSPLEKSANFSDKDVATLSVISTALLSPPEPNQAGKKIFIHFSRMSILSDVPAALAPQTTVIEVEPVAELPAEYEAALRAVKGKGYSLALNHFIPGECTPKLLELADIVFIDMPGKDEAGLKATLAELGTCQCLLAAKRVEDDAQFQLAKQLGFNLFQGFFFEKPIIVPGRKLPSNKITRLNIYRTLEKDDMDLEELTRNIESDVSISFRLLTFINSLAFGLRYKVDSIRHAIMMLGWQQIKSWLWLVVLSDVMPADKTSELPYLSSIRAKFLERAAHNHHVQSVSPDTLFLMGLFSLLEPMLDTPMRELVGSLPLDDEVKAALCGEKNRYADWLSVARCFESGDWSNLDELTRTLGLDPITVASSYCEALVWAKSLYEQPAGNA; encoded by the coding sequence CGGCTATGAGCTGCTCTACCGCAAGAGCCCCCTGGAGAAATCCGCCAATTTCTCCGACAAGGACGTGGCCACCCTCTCGGTGATCTCCACCGCCCTGCTCTCCCCGCCGGAGCCCAACCAGGCGGGCAAGAAGATATTCATACACTTTTCGCGCATGTCCATCCTCTCCGACGTGCCCGCGGCCCTGGCGCCCCAGACCACGGTGATCGAGGTGGAGCCCGTGGCGGAACTTCCCGCCGAATACGAAGCGGCCCTGCGCGCGGTGAAGGGCAAAGGCTACAGCCTGGCCCTCAACCACTTCATCCCGGGGGAGTGCACGCCGAAGCTCCTGGAGCTGGCCGACATCGTCTTCATCGACATGCCGGGCAAGGACGAAGCCGGGCTCAAGGCCACCCTGGCGGAGCTTGGGACCTGCCAGTGCCTGCTGGCGGCCAAGCGCGTGGAGGACGACGCCCAGTTCCAGCTGGCGAAACAGCTCGGCTTCAACCTGTTCCAGGGCTTCTTCTTCGAAAAGCCCATCATCGTGCCCGGGCGCAAGCTGCCCTCCAACAAGATCACCCGGCTGAACATCTACCGCACCCTGGAAAAAGACGACATGGACCTGGAGGAACTCACCCGCAACATCGAGTCCGACGTGTCCATAAGCTTCAGGCTGCTCACCTTCATCAATTCCCTGGCTTTCGGGCTGCGCTACAAGGTGGACTCCATCCGCCACGCCATCATGATGCTCGGCTGGCAGCAGATCAAGAGCTGGCTGTGGCTGGTGGTGCTCTCCGACGTCATGCCCGCGGACAAGACCTCGGAGCTGCCCTACCTGTCGTCCATCCGGGCCAAGTTCCTGGAACGCGCCGCGCACAACCACCATGTGCAGAGCGTCTCCCCGGACACCCTTTTCCTCATGGGGCTCTTCTCCCTGCTTGAGCCCATGCTGGACACCCCCATGCGCGAGCTGGTCGGATCGCTGCCCCTGGACGACGAGGTCAAGGCAGCCCTGTGCGGCGAGAAGAACCGCTACGCCGACTGGCTGAGCGTCGCCCGGTGTTTCGAGTCGGGCGACTGGAGCAACCTTGACGAACTGACCCGCACCCTGGGGCTGGACCCCATCACCGTGGCCAGTTCCTATTGCGAGGCGCTTGTTTGGGCCAAATCCTTGTACGAGCAACCTGCTGGCAATGCCTGA
- a CDS encoding NADH-quinone oxidoreductase subunit B family protein, which yields MLKDWINKGRLKSPWIVHFDCGSCNGCDIEVLACLTPLYDVERFGIINIGDPKHADVLLVTGTVNHRNKHVLKNIYDQMPSPKAVIAMGACGLTGGVFREAYNVVGGVDKVIPVDVYVRGCPPKPEAIIDGVVHALGKVKAALEAAG from the coding sequence ATGCTCAAAGACTGGATCAACAAGGGCCGGCTGAAGTCCCCCTGGATCGTCCACTTCGACTGCGGCTCCTGCAACGGCTGCGACATCGAAGTGCTGGCCTGCCTGACTCCTCTGTACGACGTTGAACGCTTCGGCATCATCAACATCGGCGACCCCAAGCACGCGGACGTGCTGCTGGTCACGGGCACCGTGAACCACCGCAACAAGCACGTTCTCAAGAACATCTACGACCAGATGCCCTCGCCCAAGGCCGTCATCGCCATGGGCGCCTGCGGCCTGACCGGCGGCGTGTTCCGCGAGGCCTACAACGTGGTGGGCGGCGTGGACAAGGTCATCCCCGTGGACGTGTATGTCCGGGGCTGTCCTCCCAAACCCGAGGCCATCATCGACGGCGTGGTCCATGCCCTCGGCAAGGTCAAGGCCGCTCTCGAAGCCGCCGGTTAA
- a CDS encoding 4Fe-4S dicluster domain-containing protein, with translation MFEMTKNVLQNLMGKSSTRLYPFTKREPYERFRGTLDINVDECIFCGTCAKKCPSQCIEVDIKGRTWTCDSFACVYCSNCVEACPTQCMTMDPVTKPPAYEKDVIFYKGKPKEPKKAKAKE, from the coding sequence ATGTTCGAGATGACCAAAAACGTCCTGCAGAACCTGATGGGGAAATCCTCCACCAGGCTCTACCCCTTCACCAAGCGCGAACCGTATGAGCGTTTCAGGGGCACCCTGGATATCAACGTGGACGAGTGCATCTTCTGCGGCACCTGCGCCAAGAAGTGCCCCAGCCAGTGCATCGAGGTGGACATCAAGGGCCGCACCTGGACCTGCGATTCCTTCGCCTGCGTGTACTGCTCCAACTGCGTGGAGGCCTGTCCCACCCAGTGCATGACCATGGACCCGGTCACCAAGCCGCCCGCATACGAGAAGGACGTGATCTTCTACAAGGGCAAGCCCAAGGAGCCCAAGAAGGCCAAGGCCAAGGAATAG
- a CDS encoding tetratricopeptide repeat protein yields the protein MTRSLCILALAWAILRPVAAPCAQEDAQMVMDQLFLSQEWQAKNNLEAARRAVQDALKLDPSDAFARIRLAQIDAASGNVRAALDGLSQVLASDSGNLLALTWRGHLQLWQGDPAAAQGDYARVLSLDPANGWACLGTAATFLARDRRREAAAYLARAQASAGDDADLHLALGDTFSRLGLTANARMELERSLELNPRGTRALVAVGEVYRRIGQEGLAQDAWRQALALDPLDARARFALLTTLSRQAERAMSRGNTVEAVRLWRTMLGYDPLNQTALERLRALPR from the coding sequence ATGACCCGCTCCCTGTGCATACTGGCCCTTGCCTGGGCCATCCTGAGGCCCGTGGCCGCGCCGTGCGCCCAGGAGGACGCCCAAATGGTCATGGACCAGCTGTTCCTGTCCCAGGAGTGGCAGGCCAAGAACAACCTGGAGGCCGCCCGCCGCGCCGTGCAGGACGCCCTGAAACTCGACCCCTCGGACGCTTTCGCCCGCATCCGCCTGGCCCAGATCGACGCCGCTTCCGGCAATGTCCGGGCCGCCCTGGACGGACTCTCCCAGGTGCTCGCGTCCGACTCCGGGAACCTGCTGGCCCTCACATGGCGGGGGCACCTGCAGCTTTGGCAAGGCGACCCCGCCGCGGCCCAAGGGGACTACGCCCGCGTGCTTTCGCTCGATCCGGCCAACGGCTGGGCCTGCCTGGGCACCGCCGCCACGTTCCTGGCCCGCGACCGCCGCCGGGAAGCGGCCGCGTACCTGGCTCGCGCCCAGGCATCGGCCGGAGACGACGCCGACCTGCATCTGGCCCTGGGAGACACCTTTTCGCGCCTGGGCCTGACCGCCAACGCCCGCATGGAGCTGGAACGTTCCCTGGAGCTGAACCCCAGGGGCACGCGCGCCCTGGTGGCTGTCGGGGAGGTGTACCGGCGCATCGGGCAGGAGGGTCTGGCCCAGGACGCCTGGAGGCAGGCCCTGGCCCTCGACCCGCTCGACGCCCGGGCGCGCTTCGCCCTGCTGACCACGCTCTCCCGGCAGGCCGAACGGGCCATGTCGCGGGGGAACACGGTGGAGGCCGTGCGGCTGTGGCGCACCATGCTCGGCTACGATCCGCTGAACCAGACCGCCCTCGAGAGGCTGCGGGCGCTGCCGCGCTGA
- a CDS encoding respiratory chain complex I subunit 1 family protein, with the protein MGKLLLATIAVILAPVVGGLIAGLDRKLTAWLQSRVGPPILQPFYDVFKLLGKSPMLINPWQILTVWVYLVSSMLTVFLFFMGSDLLLMFFVLTIGAVFFVMGALSTQSPYAQVGAQRELVTMLTYEPLIILVFVSIAMVTGSFKVSEVFTYGKPLLYQLPLMFVVLGYALTIKLRKSPFDISACHHAHQEVVRGVLTEYSGPQLAMIEIAHWYDVVFVLGLVGLFWASSFWGCAVLLAVTYFAELVIDNVTARMTYKWMLKTVWGWGLALSVLNLLWLYAG; encoded by the coding sequence ATGGGTAAGCTCCTGCTCGCCACCATCGCCGTGATCCTGGCCCCGGTCGTGGGCGGCCTCATCGCCGGACTCGACCGCAAGCTCACCGCCTGGCTCCAGTCGCGTGTCGGCCCTCCGATCTTGCAGCCCTTCTACGACGTGTTCAAGCTGCTGGGCAAATCGCCCATGCTCATCAACCCCTGGCAGATCCTCACCGTGTGGGTCTACCTGGTGAGCTCCATGCTGACGGTGTTCCTGTTCTTCATGGGCTCCGACCTGCTGCTGATGTTCTTCGTGCTGACCATCGGCGCGGTGTTCTTCGTCATGGGCGCGCTGTCCACCCAGTCTCCGTACGCCCAGGTGGGCGCCCAGCGCGAACTGGTGACCATGCTCACCTATGAGCCGCTGATCATCCTGGTGTTCGTGTCCATCGCCATGGTCACGGGCAGCTTCAAGGTGTCGGAGGTGTTCACCTACGGCAAGCCGCTCCTGTACCAGCTGCCGCTGATGTTCGTGGTGCTGGGCTACGCGCTGACCATCAAGCTGCGCAAGTCGCCCTTCGACATCTCCGCCTGCCACCACGCCCACCAGGAAGTGGTGCGCGGCGTGCTCACGGAGTACTCCGGACCGCAGCTGGCCATGATCGAGATCGCCCACTGGTACGACGTGGTGTTCGTCCTGGGCCTGGTGGGCCTGTTCTGGGCCTCCAGCTTCTGGGGTTGCGCCGTCCTGCTCGCGGTGACCTACTTCGCGGAGCTGGTCATCGACAACGTCACCGCCCGCATGACCTACAAGTGGATGCTCAAGACCGTTTGGGGTTGGGGCCTGGCTCTGTCGGTGCTGAACCTGCTCTGGCTGTACGCCGGCTAA
- a CDS encoding NADH-quinone oxidoreductase subunit L, which translates to MDILVFATVVLPFLAAIALLLLRDKGSRSLIVVGTAVVLAAASLALVGQGSFEYSPKSLLGFGLDGLVMLLDFALLFVILAMALTKLKSPLVAALTAAQIVGLIYLEFFMGHGAEVAAPAMFADKLSLIMVLVISIVGSLICVYALGYMPEHEAHVHVPKTKQPRFFFFLVAFLGAMNGLVMANSLLWLYFFWEITTFCSFMLIAHDGDETSVKNATRALWMNMTGGVAFVFALIFMQKAGMGLYVTELLKPGFSAAGAVALIPLFMLCYAGITKSAQVPFQSWLTGAMVAPTPVSALLHSSTMVKAGVYLVLRLSPAYAGTMLSGMLAMFGAFTFLTTSALAVGQSNAKKVLAYSTIANLGLIIACAGINTPAAITAAIVIIIFHAVSKALMFLCVGTIEQKIHSRDLEDMRGLYMTMPKTTIVALIGVCTMLLPPFGVLLGKWMAIESAAAVKYMPVTIMLALGSGLTVMFWARWAGILLSTPYPKGVTPEVQPATVRGPLVLLAYGALILSLFVPFLYGGLIEPAVRSSHKAAGYVMDAFNFVSAQGVFYIYPLFLVLGVGFYLAFKAARKVDPASCVGPYLCGAQAADDDKAFVSTGRANVGYQAGNFYLSWIFGEERLTGSINVVAGVLLAVMLGLLLGGVI; encoded by the coding sequence CGCGACCGTGGTGCTCCCGTTCCTGGCGGCAATCGCCCTGTTGCTGCTTCGGGACAAGGGCTCCAGAAGCCTGATCGTGGTCGGAACCGCGGTGGTCCTGGCCGCGGCTTCCCTGGCCTTGGTCGGGCAAGGTTCCTTCGAGTACTCCCCTAAAAGCCTGCTGGGATTCGGTCTTGACGGGCTGGTCATGCTGCTCGATTTCGCCCTGCTGTTCGTCATCCTGGCCATGGCTCTGACGAAGCTCAAAAGCCCCCTGGTCGCCGCCCTGACGGCCGCCCAGATCGTCGGGCTCATCTACCTCGAATTCTTCATGGGACACGGCGCCGAAGTGGCAGCCCCGGCCATGTTCGCGGACAAACTCTCCCTGATCATGGTCCTGGTGATCTCCATCGTGGGCTCGCTCATCTGCGTGTACGCCCTGGGCTACATGCCGGAACACGAGGCGCACGTGCACGTTCCCAAGACCAAGCAGCCCCGGTTCTTCTTCTTCCTGGTGGCCTTCCTTGGCGCCATGAACGGCCTGGTGATGGCCAACAGCCTGCTGTGGCTGTACTTCTTCTGGGAAATCACCACGTTCTGTTCGTTCATGCTCATCGCCCATGACGGCGACGAGACCTCGGTGAAGAACGCCACCCGCGCCCTGTGGATGAACATGACCGGCGGCGTGGCCTTCGTGTTCGCCCTCATCTTCATGCAGAAGGCCGGCATGGGCCTGTACGTGACCGAACTCCTGAAGCCCGGCTTCTCCGCCGCCGGCGCCGTGGCCCTGATCCCGCTGTTCATGCTGTGCTACGCGGGCATCACCAAGAGCGCCCAGGTGCCCTTCCAGAGCTGGCTGACCGGCGCCATGGTGGCTCCCACCCCGGTCTCCGCGCTGCTGCACTCCTCCACCATGGTCAAGGCCGGCGTCTATCTGGTGCTGCGCCTGTCTCCCGCCTACGCGGGCACCATGCTCTCGGGCATGCTGGCCATGTTCGGCGCGTTCACCTTCCTGACCACCTCGGCCCTGGCCGTGGGACAGTCCAACGCCAAGAAGGTGCTGGCCTACTCCACCATCGCCAACCTGGGCCTGATCATCGCCTGCGCGGGCATCAACACCCCGGCCGCCATCACCGCGGCCATCGTCATCATCATCTTCCACGCCGTGAGCAAGGCCCTCATGTTCCTGTGCGTGGGCACCATCGAGCAGAAGATCCACTCCCGCGACCTGGAAGACATGCGCGGCCTGTACATGACCATGCCCAAGACCACCATCGTGGCCCTGATCGGCGTGTGCACCATGCTGCTGCCCCCCTTCGGCGTGCTGCTGGGCAAGTGGATGGCCATCGAGAGCGCCGCGGCCGTGAAGTACATGCCCGTGACCATCATGCTGGCCCTGGGCTCCGGCCTCACCGTGATGTTCTGGGCCAGATGGGCCGGCATCCTGCTCTCCACCCCGTACCCCAAGGGCGTCACCCCCGAGGTGCAGCCCGCCACCGTGCGCGGCCCGCTGGTGCTTCTGGCCTACGGCGCGCTCATCCTGTCGCTCTTCGTGCCTTTCCTGTACGGCGGCCTCATCGAGCCCGCGGTGCGCAGCTCCCACAAGGCGGCCGGATACGTCATGGACGCCTTCAACTTCGTCAGCGCCCAGGGCGTGTTCTACATCTACCCGCTGTTCCTGGTGCTGGGCGTGGGCTTCTACCTGGCCTTCAAGGCCGCCCGCAAGGTTGACCCCGCCAGCTGCGTGGGCCCCTACCTCTGCGGCGCCCAGGCGGCCGATGACGACAAGGCCTTCGTGTCCACCGGACGCGCCAACGTCGGCTACCAGGCCGGCAACTTCTACCTGTCCTGGATCTTCGGCGAGGAGCGCCTGACCGGTTCCATCAACGTGGTGGCCGGCGTGTTGCTCGCGGTGATGCTCGGACTGTTGCTTGGAGGGGTTATCTAA
- a CDS encoding NADH-quinone oxidoreductase subunit C has translation MFANEQAVTVDTLIPECQKRFDEGLRLVGVTAVEIKADSTFDVLYHFDQDLQVSHLRVNVPKEAPVPSISGVYFPALLYENEIKDQFGVNFQNILIDFGCTLYLEPEVVKSPFCTFTFARKEKGKEEA, from the coding sequence ATGTTTGCCAATGAACAGGCCGTCACGGTGGACACCCTGATCCCCGAGTGCCAGAAGCGCTTCGACGAAGGGCTTCGCCTCGTGGGCGTCACCGCCGTGGAGATCAAGGCCGACAGCACCTTCGATGTGCTCTACCACTTCGACCAGGACCTGCAGGTGTCCCACCTGCGCGTGAACGTGCCCAAGGAAGCCCCCGTGCCGTCCATCTCCGGCGTGTACTTCCCGGCGCTCCTGTACGAAAACGAGATCAAGGACCAGTTCGGCGTGAACTTCCAGAACATCCTCATCGACTTCGGCTGCACCCTGTACCTGGAGCCCGAGGTGGTGAAGAGCCCGTTCTGCACCTTCACCTTTGCCCGCAAAGAAAAGGGCAAAGAGGAGGCCTAG
- a CDS encoding GNAT family N-acetyltransferase, translating to MTSPSPSLAIFFAPSMRSFNREEWNAMTRDDTPFMRWEWLDLLETSGAVRPETGWLPAHCGVRAGNVLAGAAPLYLKGHGQAEFVYDQIWADAASRMDLPYYPKLVAATPFTPVAGYRFLALPGISRPALSGAMLEAMSRLAEAHDLSGLHVLFAGDDFADELEDFDFIAWEHQGFLWQNPGYRDFDDFLDRFRAGQRKNIRRERQRLRDSGVEVAVVPGTDAPDSWFSLMYDYYEDTNDKFGEWGCKYLPRAFFEGLADCFRDRLAFSAAFLRGQEEPVGLALLAHGGGALFGRYWGAAEEIAFLHFELCYYAPIEWAIARGLTRFDPGMGGEHKPRRGFASRTTRSLHRFRDPRLSSVFALNIPKINAMTREYIDSLEAFSAFKRPSGT from the coding sequence ATGACCAGCCCATCTCCATCCCTCGCCATCTTTTTCGCGCCGTCCATGCGTTCCTTCAACCGCGAAGAATGGAACGCCATGACCCGGGACGACACCCCCTTCATGCGCTGGGAATGGCTCGACCTGCTGGAGACCTCCGGCGCGGTGCGCCCCGAAACCGGCTGGCTGCCCGCCCACTGCGGGGTGCGCGCCGGAAACGTGCTGGCCGGGGCCGCCCCCCTCTATCTCAAGGGGCACGGCCAGGCCGAGTTCGTCTACGACCAGATTTGGGCCGACGCGGCTTCCCGCATGGACCTGCCCTACTACCCCAAGCTCGTGGCCGCCACGCCCTTCACCCCCGTGGCCGGATACCGTTTCCTGGCCCTGCCCGGCATCTCGCGCCCGGCGCTGTCCGGGGCCATGCTCGAAGCCATGAGCCGCCTGGCCGAGGCCCATGACCTCTCCGGACTGCACGTGCTCTTCGCCGGGGACGACTTCGCCGACGAGCTGGAAGACTTCGATTTCATAGCCTGGGAGCACCAGGGATTCCTCTGGCAAAACCCGGGTTACCGCGACTTCGACGACTTTCTGGACCGGTTCAGGGCCGGGCAGCGCAAGAACATCCGCCGGGAACGCCAGCGCCTGCGCGACTCCGGCGTGGAGGTGGCCGTGGTGCCCGGCACCGATGCTCCGGATTCGTGGTTTTCCCTCATGTACGACTACTACGAGGACACCAACGACAAGTTCGGGGAATGGGGGTGCAAGTACCTGCCACGCGCCTTTTTCGAGGGCCTGGCTGACTGCTTCCGGGACCGCCTGGCGTTTTCGGCGGCCTTCCTGCGGGGACAGGAGGAACCAGTAGGCCTGGCGCTTCTGGCCCACGGCGGCGGCGCGCTCTTTGGCCGCTACTGGGGCGCGGCCGAGGAAATCGCCTTCCTGCACTTCGAGCTGTGCTATTACGCGCCCATCGAATGGGCCATCGCCCGGGGCCTTACCCGCTTCGACCCCGGCATGGGCGGCGAGCACAAGCCCCGTCGCGGGTTCGCGTCCCGCACCACCCGCAGCCTGCACCGCTTCCGCGATCCCAGGCTCTCCTCGGTCTTCGCCCTCAACATACCCAAGATTAACGCCATGACCCGGGAATACATCGACAGTCTCGAAGCCTTCTCGGCCTTCAAGAGGCCCTCCGGCACATGA
- a CDS encoding nickel-dependent hydrogenase large subunit: MRTILPFGPQHPVLPEPIHLKLVVEDETVVEALPNLGYVHRGLEKLTDIRDYNQMVNIVERVCGICSCIHSLNYCEAVEKLMGLEVPQRANFLRVMWGEIHRIHSHLLWLGLFADGFGFESLFMQFWRIRERAMDLMEATAGNRVVISTNIVGGVRKDITPEQKAWILAETDKIENEVRALEKTILDDYTVKKRCCGKGVLTKEQAHQLGAVGPMLRGSGWAQDVRQTGYAAYGQLDFEPVVEYDGDSYARCKVRFREVYAAADLVRQCLAKLPEGELAVKVKGKPEGEVWHRVEQPRGELYYYIKGNGSKNLERVRIRTPTFANIPPLLAVLPGCELADVPVIVLSIDPCISCTER; the protein is encoded by the coding sequence ATGCGTACCATACTGCCTTTCGGCCCCCAGCACCCGGTGCTGCCCGAGCCCATCCACCTGAAGCTGGTGGTCGAGGACGAAACGGTCGTCGAGGCCCTGCCCAACCTTGGGTATGTGCACCGCGGGCTGGAAAAGCTCACCGACATCCGCGACTACAACCAGATGGTCAACATCGTGGAGCGCGTGTGCGGCATCTGCTCGTGCATCCACTCCCTGAACTACTGCGAGGCCGTGGAGAAGCTCATGGGCCTGGAAGTGCCCCAGCGGGCCAACTTCCTGCGCGTGATGTGGGGCGAGATCCACCGCATCCACTCCCACCTGCTGTGGCTTGGCCTCTTCGCCGACGGCTTCGGCTTCGAGTCCCTGTTCATGCAGTTCTGGCGCATCCGCGAGCGCGCCATGGACCTCATGGAAGCCACGGCCGGCAACCGCGTGGTCATCTCCACCAACATCGTGGGCGGCGTCCGCAAGGACATCACCCCCGAGCAGAAGGCCTGGATCCTGGCCGAGACCGACAAGATCGAAAACGAGGTCCGGGCCCTGGAGAAGACCATCCTGGACGACTACACCGTCAAGAAGCGCTGCTGCGGCAAGGGCGTGCTCACCAAGGAGCAGGCCCACCAGCTTGGCGCGGTCGGCCCCATGCTGCGCGGCTCGGGCTGGGCCCAGGACGTGCGCCAGACCGGCTACGCCGCCTACGGCCAGCTCGATTTCGAGCCGGTGGTGGAATACGACGGCGACTCCTACGCCCGCTGCAAGGTGCGCTTCCGCGAGGTTTACGCCGCGGCCGACCTGGTCCGCCAGTGCCTGGCCAAGCTGCCCGAGGGCGAGCTTGCCGTGAAGGTGAAGGGCAAGCCCGAGGGAGAAGTCTGGCATCGCGTGGAGCAGCCCCGGGGCGAGCTCTACTACTACATCAAGGGTAACGGTTCGAAAAACTTGGAGCGCGTGCGCATCCGCACTCCAACATTCGCCAACATCCCGCCGCTCCTGGCCGTGCTGCCCGGATGCGAGCTGGCGGACGTGCCCGTGATCGTGCTGTCCATCGACCCGTGCATCTCCTGCACGGAGCGTTAA